In Streptomyces nodosus, one DNA window encodes the following:
- a CDS encoding type IV secretory system conjugative DNA transfer family protein has protein sequence MRPGKERREGQGGVPDGLLVGVLAFLLGVTLMVWTATGLAGWFSRGAWPDGLHFSSTPMAMRHLLTDPHDLAGAWPDATADQLSGYGLFWGLFISELMVLFVLAVFAIGTVARWKEVRARHRTTASSAPPACPDGPEHGATQALPPTPASAPGPAPTPVEQATAGLRTVSNTGPAEVHSEPVPVRPEPAVAGVVPGPLGAGAAQTGTTASPTATWTRPSVVLGPPDTRRPLAAQAVRDAEGPALIVTSDPALWSETKDARAKLGPVLLYDPAHLCDTPARLHWSPSSGCEDRATAAARATALLAPVRPTARIDQAVADVAETLLRSYLHAAAVEGRTIRHIHRWAQGSQVQDAIRALRTNPKAASGAAGELEAALTSHPERRDMAQELTGRALSSLSTVHIREACTPNRNDSLTLDSFVNEGGTLYVVGESLEDPRQHPGAMPLLTALASSVVERGRRMAERSSSGRLDPPLALVLDDVAAVAPLPQLPELLSSGTDRGLPTLALLRSREQGRARWPQYELPV, from the coding sequence ATGAGACCAGGCAAGGAGCGACGGGAGGGCCAGGGAGGCGTTCCCGACGGTCTGTTGGTGGGGGTGCTCGCCTTTCTGCTCGGCGTCACCCTGATGGTGTGGACGGCCACAGGCCTCGCGGGCTGGTTCTCGCGGGGCGCATGGCCGGACGGTCTCCACTTCAGCAGTACCCCGATGGCCATGCGCCATCTGCTCACCGATCCCCATGACCTCGCCGGCGCCTGGCCCGACGCCACCGCGGACCAGCTGTCCGGGTACGGGCTGTTCTGGGGCCTGTTCATAAGCGAACTGATGGTGTTGTTCGTGCTGGCCGTGTTCGCGATCGGCACGGTGGCCCGCTGGAAGGAGGTACGGGCCCGCCACAGGACCACGGCCTCCTCCGCTCCCCCTGCCTGCCCGGACGGCCCGGAGCACGGCGCCACACAGGCATTGCCGCCGACACCGGCGTCCGCACCCGGGCCCGCCCCGACACCCGTCGAGCAGGCGACCGCCGGCCTGCGGACCGTGAGCAACACGGGACCGGCCGAGGTGCACTCCGAGCCGGTGCCCGTGCGTCCCGAGCCGGCCGTGGCGGGCGTCGTCCCCGGTCCGCTCGGCGCGGGCGCGGCGCAGACCGGCACCACCGCTTCGCCGACCGCCACCTGGACGCGCCCCTCGGTCGTCCTCGGGCCACCGGACACCCGTCGTCCGCTCGCCGCCCAGGCCGTGCGGGACGCCGAGGGGCCCGCGCTGATCGTCACCTCGGACCCCGCCCTGTGGTCCGAGACCAAGGACGCCCGCGCCAAGCTCGGCCCCGTCCTGCTCTACGACCCCGCCCACCTGTGCGACACCCCGGCCAGGCTGCACTGGTCCCCGTCCTCCGGCTGCGAGGACAGGGCCACCGCCGCGGCCCGAGCCACCGCGCTGCTCGCCCCGGTCCGCCCCACGGCCCGTATCGACCAGGCGGTCGCCGATGTGGCGGAGACACTGCTGCGAAGCTATCTGCACGCCGCGGCCGTCGAGGGCCGCACCATCCGGCACATCCACCGCTGGGCCCAGGGCTCCCAGGTCCAGGACGCCATACGAGCACTGCGTACGAATCCCAAGGCGGCGTCCGGTGCCGCGGGCGAACTGGAGGCGGCACTCACCTCGCATCCCGAACGCCGGGACATGGCCCAGGAACTGACGGGACGGGCACTGTCGTCCCTCTCCACCGTCCATATCCGTGAGGCATGCACACCCAACCGAAATGACAGCCTCACCTTGGATTCCTTCGTCAACGAAGGGGGCACGCTTTACGTAGTGGGCGAATCCCTCGAGGACCCCAGGCAGCATCCCGGTGCGATGCCGCTGCTGACGGCCCTCGCCTCCAGCGTGGTCGAGCGCGGCCGGCGCATGGCCGAACGGTCATCCTCCGGTCGCCTCGACCCACCACTCGCCCTCGTCCTGGACGATGTGGCCGCGGTCGCACCGCTCCCCCAGCTCCCCGAGCTACTGTCTTCCGGAACGGACCGTGGGCTGCCCACCCTGGCTCTGCTGCGCTCCCGCGAACAGGGCCGGGCCCGCTGGCCGCAGTACGAACTCCCGGTCTAG
- a CDS encoding MarR family winged helix-turn-helix transcriptional regulator: protein MADTPGAGEPTLDEQIAAYQREFQDLDPQVEKIVSALSRLNRRMHVAYGRQTAALGITNAEWEVLKALVLSGAPYRMGPSDLAKRLGLTPAAMTHRIDRMVGEGLVTRERDEANRVRVIVELTAEGREKWMDAMRLASGFETDLLQDLSPVERLALGEVLTRLLRRVEHAQPDAGGRLSDLD, encoded by the coding sequence ATGGCCGACACCCCCGGCGCCGGCGAGCCGACCCTCGATGAGCAGATCGCCGCCTACCAGCGCGAATTCCAGGACCTGGACCCCCAGGTCGAGAAGATCGTGTCGGCGCTCTCCCGTCTCAATCGCCGTATGCACGTCGCCTACGGGCGGCAGACCGCGGCGCTCGGTATCACCAACGCCGAGTGGGAGGTCCTCAAGGCCCTTGTTCTCTCCGGCGCTCCGTACCGCATGGGCCCGAGCGATCTGGCCAAGCGGCTCGGCCTGACACCGGCCGCGATGACCCACCGCATCGACCGCATGGTGGGGGAGGGGCTGGTCACCCGGGAGCGCGACGAGGCCAACCGGGTGCGGGTCATCGTCGAGCTGACCGCCGAGGGCCGTGAGAAGTGGATGGACGCCATGCGTCTGGCCTCGGGGTTCGAGACGGACCTCCTCCAGGACCTCTCCCCGGTGGAGCGCCTCGCCCTCGGCGAGGTCCTGACGCGTCTGCTGCGCCGTGTGGAGCACGCTCAGCCGGACGCCGGCGGACGCCTCAGCGACCTCGACTGA
- a CDS encoding ATP-binding protein — MRDPLSVLTEAFTSFLFGKVETTRLPVRTSTGQAQAVYLPTAAPGLGDSGVIIGREVYSGKGYIYDPFQLYGQQLPAPHWLVLGESGNGKSALEKTYVLRQLRFRDRQVVVLDAQGEDGVGEWNLIAEELGITPIRLDPMAALDHGIRLNPLDPAITTTGQLALLRTIIEVALGHGLDERSGFALKVAHAYVNESIVDRQPVLTDIVEQLRHPEPESAEAMNVAVDDVRAWGLDVALVLDRLVDGDLRGMFDGPTTVGIDLDAPLIVFDLSHIDRNSIAMPILMAIVGVWLEHTWIRPDRKKRIFLVEEAWHIINSPFVAQLFQRLLKFGRRLGLSFVAVVHHLSDVVDGAAAKEAAAILKMASTRTIYAQKADEARATGLVLGLPRWAVEIIPTLSPGIAVWDVNGNVQVVKHLITEMERPLVFTDRAMTESSSDRRPDDVLRAAELEAEERAAAFMEQRLSDLSGPPESTVA; from the coding sequence ATGCGGGATCCGCTGTCCGTCCTGACCGAGGCCTTCACGTCCTTCCTCTTCGGCAAGGTCGAGACGACCCGGCTGCCCGTCCGCACCTCCACGGGCCAGGCGCAGGCCGTCTATCTGCCGACGGCCGCACCCGGCCTCGGCGACTCCGGTGTGATCATCGGCCGGGAGGTGTACTCCGGGAAGGGCTATATCTACGACCCCTTCCAGCTGTACGGCCAGCAGCTCCCGGCACCGCACTGGCTCGTCCTCGGCGAGTCCGGCAACGGCAAGTCGGCGCTGGAGAAGACCTATGTACTGCGCCAGCTGCGGTTCCGCGACCGGCAGGTCGTGGTCCTCGACGCCCAGGGCGAGGACGGGGTCGGCGAATGGAACCTCATCGCGGAGGAGCTGGGGATCACCCCCATCCGGCTCGACCCGATGGCCGCCCTGGACCACGGCATCCGGCTCAACCCGCTCGACCCGGCGATCACCACGACGGGCCAACTCGCACTGCTCCGCACGATCATCGAGGTCGCGCTGGGGCACGGCCTGGACGAGCGGTCCGGCTTCGCCCTGAAGGTCGCCCACGCCTATGTCAACGAGTCGATCGTCGACCGCCAGCCGGTGCTCACCGACATCGTCGAGCAACTGCGCCACCCCGAGCCCGAGTCCGCGGAGGCGATGAACGTCGCCGTGGACGACGTACGGGCCTGGGGCCTGGACGTCGCCCTGGTCCTGGACCGTCTGGTCGACGGCGATCTGCGGGGCATGTTCGACGGACCGACGACGGTCGGCATCGATCTGGACGCCCCGCTGATCGTGTTCGACCTCTCCCATATCGACCGCAACTCGATCGCCATGCCGATCCTGATGGCGATCGTGGGTGTGTGGCTGGAGCACACCTGGATCCGCCCCGACCGGAAGAAGCGCATCTTCCTGGTCGAGGAGGCCTGGCACATCATCAACAGCCCCTTTGTGGCCCAGCTGTTCCAGCGACTGCTGAAGTTCGGCCGCCGGCTCGGCCTGTCCTTCGTGGCGGTCGTCCACCACCTCAGCGATGTGGTGGACGGAGCGGCGGCGAAGGAGGCGGCCGCGATCCTGAAGATGGCGTCGACCAGGACGATCTACGCCCAGAAGGCGGACGAGGCGCGGGCCACCGGACTCGTGCTCGGTCTGCCCAGGTGGGCCGTGGAGATCATCCCGACCCTGAGTCCCGGCATCGCGGTCTGGGACGTCAACGGCAATGTCCAGGTGGTCAAACACCTGATCACGGAGATGGAACGCCCCCTGGTCTTCACCGACCGCGCGATGACGGAGTCCTCCAGCGACCGCCGGCCGGACGACGTCCTGCGGGCCGCGGAACTGGAGGCGGAGGAAAGAGCGGCGGCCTTCATGGAACAGCGGCTGAGCGACCTGAGCGGCCCGCCCGAGTCCACGGTGGCATAG
- a CDS encoding SCO6880 family protein, translating into MTTTSHVPHQVTPRRAYLIGRARPNAVIGRNRETGEIALIIAGAFLGMVCGLISLPLVLRIGLLTGFPLLALAAVYVPYKNRTFYKWFEINRSYKRTLRQGTTYRSGVMEAGTGTDGREVEIGPPPGIGRITWLAAPFGPDEIAVLLHADRRTVTAAIEIEGPGVGLRDSEDQEALVDRFGTLLKHVANGDGFVTRLQMLARTLPADPDAHAKDVAQRGNDRTPGWLQQSYDQLQSMVSTSSEQHRAYLVACMHFTRELAAEAHAMARAARPHGGRKVDRDAGLAVVMARELTDICSRLQEADIRVRQPLGQGRLASLIHSMYDPDHPIDHIQAMTKRNAWPAELDAMEPTFLQAKTRESSTRAPWCHATAWVKEWPMTPVGVNFLAPLLVHTPDVIRTVAVTMDLEPTEVAIERMLTEKTNDEAEASRAAKMNRTVDPRDLAAHSRLDQRGEDLASGAAGVNLVGYITVSSRSPETLARDKRTIRASAGKSYLKLEWCDREHHRAFVNTLPFATGIRR; encoded by the coding sequence TTGACGACCACGTCCCATGTGCCCCATCAGGTCACGCCCCGCCGGGCCTATCTGATCGGCCGCGCCCGGCCGAACGCGGTCATCGGCCGCAACCGCGAGACCGGCGAGATCGCCCTGATCATCGCGGGCGCCTTCCTCGGCATGGTGTGCGGGCTCATCAGCCTCCCGCTCGTACTGCGCATCGGCCTGCTGACGGGCTTCCCGCTGCTCGCCCTGGCCGCCGTGTACGTCCCGTACAAGAACCGCACGTTCTACAAGTGGTTCGAGATCAACCGCAGTTACAAGCGGACCCTGCGGCAGGGCACCACCTATCGTTCGGGCGTCATGGAGGCGGGCACCGGGACCGACGGGCGTGAGGTCGAGATCGGGCCGCCCCCGGGCATCGGGCGGATCACCTGGCTCGCCGCCCCCTTCGGGCCCGACGAGATCGCCGTACTGCTGCACGCCGACCGGCGGACCGTCACGGCCGCCATCGAGATCGAGGGCCCCGGCGTCGGACTGCGCGACAGCGAGGACCAGGAGGCCCTCGTCGACCGCTTCGGCACCCTCCTCAAACACGTGGCGAACGGCGACGGCTTCGTCACCCGCCTCCAGATGCTCGCCCGGACCCTGCCCGCCGACCCCGACGCACACGCCAAGGACGTCGCCCAGCGCGGCAACGACCGCACCCCTGGCTGGCTCCAGCAGTCCTACGACCAGCTCCAGTCCATGGTGTCGACCAGCAGCGAGCAGCACCGCGCCTATCTGGTCGCCTGCATGCACTTCACCCGTGAACTGGCCGCCGAGGCCCACGCCATGGCGCGCGCCGCCCGACCGCACGGCGGCCGGAAGGTCGACCGGGACGCGGGACTCGCCGTCGTCATGGCGCGTGAGCTGACCGACATCTGCTCACGGCTCCAGGAAGCCGACATCCGGGTACGGCAGCCGCTCGGTCAGGGACGCCTCGCCTCCCTGATCCACTCCATGTACGACCCCGACCACCCCATCGACCACATCCAGGCCATGACCAAGCGCAACGCCTGGCCCGCCGAGCTCGACGCCATGGAGCCCACCTTTCTCCAGGCGAAGACCCGGGAGTCGTCCACGCGGGCGCCCTGGTGCCACGCCACCGCCTGGGTCAAGGAGTGGCCGATGACCCCGGTCGGCGTGAACTTCCTCGCGCCGCTGCTGGTCCACACCCCGGACGTGATCCGTACGGTCGCCGTCACCATGGACCTCGAACCCACCGAGGTCGCCATCGAGCGCATGCTGACCGAGAAGACGAACGACGAGGCCGAGGCCAGCCGCGCCGCCAAGATGAACCGCACCGTCGACCCCCGTGACCTCGCCGCCCACTCCCGTCTCGACCAGCGCGGCGAGGACCTCGCCAGCGGCGCCGCGGGCGTCAACCTGGTCGGCTACATCACCGTCTCCTCCCGCTCCCCCGAGACCCTCGCCCGCGACAAACGCACCATCCGCGCCTCAGCCGGCAAGTCCTATCTGAAGCTGGAGTGGTGCGACCGCGAGCACCACCGGGCCTTCGTCAACACTCTCCCCTTCGCCACCGGCATTCGGAGGTAA
- a CDS encoding GNAT family N-acetyltransferase, whose translation MIRSIRPEDWPAVKELRLLALRDPVAHLAYLETYDEAAARPDTFWQERAAGAAVGVADAQQIVAETPDGTWTGTLTVLMEQAGTTDWAGFAVERTQGHVVGVFVRPEHRGTGLTKALFDAGLEWAWGRGAERVRLIVHEDNERARAFYRKAGFVPTGVTVPLTPDSGDSELEMVIERS comes from the coding sequence ATGATCCGTTCCATACGTCCCGAGGACTGGCCGGCGGTCAAGGAGCTGCGGCTGCTCGCGCTCCGGGACCCGGTCGCCCATCTCGCCTATCTGGAGACCTACGACGAGGCGGCGGCCAGGCCCGACACGTTCTGGCAGGAGCGGGCGGCCGGGGCGGCCGTAGGAGTGGCCGACGCACAGCAGATCGTGGCCGAGACCCCGGACGGCACCTGGACCGGCACGCTCACCGTGCTGATGGAGCAGGCCGGGACGACGGACTGGGCGGGATTCGCGGTGGAGCGTACGCAGGGGCATGTCGTCGGCGTGTTCGTACGGCCCGAACACCGTGGCACCGGGCTCACCAAGGCGCTCTTCGACGCCGGCCTGGAATGGGCCTGGGGGCGTGGTGCGGAGCGCGTACGGCTCATCGTCCATGAGGACAACGAGCGGGCCAGGGCCTTCTATCGAAAGGCGGGGTTCGTGCCGACCGGCGTCACCGTGCCTTTGACGCCGGACTCGGGGGACTCGGAGCTGGAGATGGTGATCGAGCGGTCCTAG
- a CDS encoding MFS transporter, with protein MRRIHVGNALSAFGLGFTVPYLYVYVAQVRGLGAMTAGLLLAVFAVAALVVLPLAGRAIVRRGPLPVLLTALVLAAVGALGLGLSATASTALLSASLLGAGQAVMQPALATMIVDCSTTQTRSRAFALQFFLQNLGLGVGGLIGGHLVDTSRAASFTLLFAIEAAMFLLLVAVMATVRMPRAPEIESMTSLDGGTSWKRLLGNRAMVQLCVLGFVLFFACYGQFESGLSAYGVEAAGISTSSLGTALAANTLVIVVAQFAVLKFVERRKRTRVIAAVGLIWAVAWSVAGYAGLGHGSRAMATAAFISTYALFGLGEAMLSPTVAPLVADLAPSGMAGQYNSAFALVKQLALAVGPAIGGPMAASLPAPYIVTFLLFSLGITVLALRLGRLLTPLQNQPSTARSRVVAQGGAPAEPVEPAQARI; from the coding sequence ATGCGCCGGATCCATGTGGGCAACGCACTCAGCGCGTTCGGCCTCGGCTTCACCGTCCCGTACCTCTATGTGTATGTGGCGCAGGTCCGCGGGCTCGGTGCGATGACGGCGGGGCTCCTGCTCGCCGTCTTCGCCGTCGCCGCGTTGGTCGTGCTGCCGCTCGCCGGGCGGGCCATCGTCCGCCGCGGCCCCCTTCCGGTGCTGCTCACCGCCCTGGTTCTCGCCGCGGTGGGCGCCCTGGGCCTGGGGCTCTCGGCCACGGCGAGCACCGCACTGCTCTCGGCGTCCCTGCTCGGCGCCGGGCAGGCCGTGATGCAGCCGGCGCTGGCCACGATGATCGTGGACTGCTCCACCACGCAGACCCGGTCGCGCGCCTTCGCCCTGCAGTTCTTCCTGCAGAACCTGGGGCTTGGCGTCGGCGGCCTGATCGGCGGCCATCTCGTCGACACCTCGCGCGCGGCGTCCTTCACCTTGCTGTTCGCGATCGAGGCCGCGATGTTCCTGCTGCTCGTGGCGGTCATGGCGACCGTGCGGATGCCGCGCGCTCCGGAGATCGAATCCATGACCTCCCTGGACGGCGGGACGAGCTGGAAGCGGCTGCTGGGCAACCGCGCCATGGTGCAGCTCTGCGTGCTGGGCTTTGTGCTCTTCTTCGCCTGCTACGGCCAGTTCGAGTCGGGGCTGAGCGCCTACGGGGTCGAGGCGGCCGGTATCTCGACGTCCTCGCTGGGCACGGCGCTGGCGGCGAACACGCTGGTGATCGTGGTCGCGCAGTTCGCGGTGCTGAAGTTCGTGGAGCGGCGCAAGCGCACCCGGGTGATCGCCGCCGTGGGGCTGATCTGGGCCGTCGCCTGGTCCGTGGCGGGCTATGCCGGGCTGGGGCACGGCAGCCGGGCCATGGCGACCGCGGCGTTCATCTCCACCTATGCGCTCTTCGGGCTCGGTGAGGCGATGCTGTCGCCCACCGTCGCACCGCTGGTCGCGGATCTCGCGCCGAGCGGGATGGCGGGCCAGTACAACTCGGCCTTCGCCCTGGTGAAGCAGCTCGCGCTGGCGGTCGGCCCGGCGATCGGCGGGCCGATGGCCGCCTCGCTGCCGGCGCCGTACATCGTGACGTTCCTGCTGTTCTCGCTGGGCATCACGGTCCTGGCGCTACGACTGGGCCGCCTGCTGACACCTCTGCAGAACCAGCCCTCGACGGCGCGGAGCCGGGTGGTGGCGCAGGGGGGCGCTCCGGCGGAACCGGTGGAACCGGCGCAGGCGCGGATCTGA